The genomic segment tttatatcctGGAGATGTCATCTTTTAGCAAGAGCCTTCGCTTATCTTCTTCATCTCTCGAAAAAGAGAACATGATTCTCCCAAAGAGGCAGGGCATAGTTTCCATTCTTGGGTCTGATGTTGAAAGAACCAAGTCTGCTGCAGCTTCTCTAAGAAGAACTCTCTCAGCTGATATGTCCTCCAAGAAATGGCAGGCACAACATGGGTTCTATCCCCTCAAGAAAATTGCATCGTCTGACCATTTCCCAGCCTGTAATATCACAGACTCTTCATCTTCAGAAGATGAGGATTATGAAGACAGGCCTAAAGGGACTGAAGCTCAAGGGCAATTTGATATCTGGAGCTCAATTCAAGAAGACAAGAACAAGAAAGAGGTTGAAAAGCCAGGGCAATTTGATGTGTGGAGCTCAATCTTATCACAGAAGACAAAAGAGGACTCCAAGAATGTTCAACCTTATGTCCACCCTCTTGTTAAGAGATCAGCAAGTTCTTTAAGCAAGAAGAGCCTAGAAATATGCACTGAAAGTCTTGGATCAGAAACTGGTTCTGATGGGTTCTCGTCATATCCACCATCAGAGACTAGTGATGCAGAGGAGGACAAAGAAGAAGAGCAAAGACAAGAGAGAGTGACACTAAAGTTTGACACGGAGGATTTGCGAGTAGCCAAGTATAATCTTGCAGCAGCAAATTGCAAGAAATCTCAACCAAGATCATTCCCTCCTCCAATCCCTTCACTATCTAGCCGTGATGGGGCTTCTGTACTCATGAAGTCTCGTCGCGATAATGGTAGATTGGTTCTTGAAGCTGTTTCTGTTCCTTCACAGAAAAACTTCCATGCTCAGCGCCAAGACGGTCGCCTTGTGCTCACCTTTGCCAATACTGTTGATCAAGACGAAGAAGAgagacaaaagaatgaagaaatgAATGTTATGGAACAGTTTGATGTCGAGATTGAGAATTCTGAAGATGAAAAGGAGtgtgaagaagatgaagaggaaGTGGAAGAAGAAATAGAGGAAGATGTGGTGGAGGATGGCGAGAACGAGAGAGGAGGAGACAAGGAGGCGAGGTTTGTGATGGAGGAAGCACCAAATCTGTCAAGTGGGGTCATAAGTGTGCATAGGCTAGCGCTCATGATGAACAAGTCCTTGGTGTTCGCAAATAGAAACCCAACATGGCCTAACAAGTTCAATGACATTTCCAAATTTGGTGAGGTGGAGCCAATCACCTCCCTGACACAATCACTCCCACCGCGGCCCCCGGTGGCTCGGATGATACCCTCTCCACCAGCAGCTACCATGGCAACCACCGAAGTCACAGCAAAGGCAGCTGCGTCTTTTAATGCTTGTGAGTACTTTTGGAAGCCAAAGTCcatgacaacaacaacaacatcagCTCTTAACCCAATTAGCCAAAAACAAGCATCGTCATTAGGAATCCATGACAACAAATTGGCCCTTTCGAAGAAGTTTGTTCCAAATGAACAGCAGGAATTGGTGGTATTGAGAGGGAACAAGGGAGATTACTTAGTTCCTTTGTTAAAGAGTTGCAAGGAGCCAAGGAAGTCACTATTGTTTTGGGAGCCCCATTGCATTGCCACCTCCTGATGGTCCATCCTCATAATCCAAGAGTTAATCCCAATCCCCAAATGCAAATCCCAGTCTACTATTACTATAATTATCACTTTATAGATGTATTATTCCATGATGTCCCTTTGTCTCCCTATTTTTCACTTCCACTTCTTGAGGGGAGGTGTTGTGTAGTCAAATAAAGCGTACTCAAGGGAGACAGAATATATACTTTGATTTAGCAGAtcaaagagaaacaaaagaagagatGACTTGACAGTGTTGTTATACAACCTTTTTTTATCAGCCTGTGCTGTTAATAGTTGAACAAAATCTTAGCATCATCTTTGACCTTGGTGGACTGTCTTGTCTGTCTCTCATAAACCACGGTGGGtggtctctctttttttttcattttccttgcTTTTCCATTTCTTGAGCTAGCCAGTGAGCTTTCAGTGTTGGTCTTGTCTGCCCTAACAGTTCTTAATTTTTAGAACATCATGATCATCCTTGGATATGGGATGTTGTTGTTTGGCTTAAGCTTATCATTGTGAAGGATATTTCTGATCAATTAATAATACTTGCATATTTTAATCCTATTACCTGTTACTTAACTTGTGTTTGGAATGATTATagcatatataattttgattttgatttgaaagtaaatttaaaaaaaaatatataaattataatttttttaattaaagttttaaaagagaatttcaaataaaatttatataaaattataattaaccaACCAAAAGTAAAAAACTTATATCGCAACACATGAATCTatagaaacaaacaaaaacttaaTTGATTCACAATTCTTTTTGAGCAGATACGAAATCATTGAAGGTTATGTAATCTTTCAACAATTCACTAAAGAAAATGGAGGTCCGAGAGCATGTGATTTAAGTTTTATGGCTTAATGGCACTATGGAAGCTAGATTAGCAGTTTTTCGAGTTGAtacagtttatttatttttttaaaaaaaatactatagatGCTCAGTGTGTGTATTGTGACATGTCAGTCATTACactatgaattataataataaaatcaaaaagttatttgcaaattgaacaaagaaaataaagactttacatggttttttattatagttaaatGACTTATTTGTCCTTATAAGCAAAATTTTCTAAACCTAGTTGAGGGgctttatcatgtttttattttttaaatagtaaaatgattaatttgaccttaaatgcaaaatttttataactttttcatattgtttttttgtaataataaagtTTGTTGAGGAGctcttcaataattaatttaatatagatattattaaaacatggcTAGCTCCTGCCATGTGGATTACCTTCGTGGTCTTTGGATGGCGTATGAGATGTCGTATGATGGTTATACAGTGATTTCTAGAAAGACACTTAATTTGTCTCGGCCTCCCCTTCATCATGCGGTGTGTTTTCCAAATGGCTGAAATGAAccccttttttttcccatctCTCCCCATTGATTTCCATATTAACCctgcaaaatttaaaagcaatccttcaatttattatttcttcatatttggtccatgtttttttaattacttttttgttttatttgaaatgatttatgaaattggtatattttgttttttaatttcaccccccttcaattttttttatcttccaaTTTTGCTctacattcttttaatttatatttgttttattgagatgattttaattgttttgttttgtgatttttatccttttgaagtttttttttacctatttgatcctcgttattttaattgctaattttttccttgaaattttttaaaattgatattttttttcgatGTCATGCTTCCCCATTGAATttgttgaaaattgaattcagGTCTAGGATTTCACAAGTTGTTAGTTTGGGAGATTAACCCAGGTTTAGAAAACTCGTCCaggttcactttttttttcttttttgaagtttttttttagtttcatcccttagcatttatttaattggagactgaactctgttatttttttatttgctttttaaaggatttttcagtaattttaataataactcGGGTTATCTtggatctttttatttatcattctctgttaattttaacttttttagaaattttgtttttcaattatattaaattgattgaataaatataaGCATGAGATGTTCatcttatgatattttatttagtttgatttatggGTCATTGCTCTGATAGCGGTGCAGCCTCTCTTGGTGTCATCATGAAGCCTTCGCAATGAATTTTGAACCATCTTGATAAACTCTTTCTAATAGTTAAGCAATGTCCACATCAGAGCAATGGTAGGTCTTCAACaaacttttctttattcttcttcCAATTATAATACTAGAAGATtagtttttaatgtttaattattgCCTTTTCTATTCATGTTATTtgcaatgtattttttaaaattatattattaaattaactgagtTTATTAAACCTAGTTAAATCAATAATCTGGAtctcatatttttcttgtttctttataAACACTAACATCgcctttacattttttttatgttaggaaAAAATTTACTAGGCCCGCGGCATAGTGTAAGCCACATATCTAGTCGGTAACTATAAGAAGTAAGAAAATGGATGTTTGAGAGCAATATATAACTAGGATATCTAAGTTTTAACACTTGATTTTACAACTAGATAATTAACAAAAGGTAAACCAAGTATGGAAAACATTGTAGCATGTGagtgaaaatattattcactaTAATAGTGTTTCACGGTTTTGCTCCTCGTACCAAAACATTTAACCCTAGCTAGTTGGAGGATTGAAGTCTTTTTATAAGGCCTATTAGTTATTATCAAATtgattggaaataaaaaaaatatatatcttctcACTTCAATTGCAAAGTGAAACAACCAAAATATTCTTAGAagcgaaaaaattaaaaatagtgtCAAGaggcatttttgtattttcataatgGTTTTTTCGTTATTATCATGTTAGTTGAGGGGAAATTtggtatttgataaaatataaaaataaataaataaaaaccataatgAAACGatcaaaatacctttaaaagcaaaaaaaaaattaaaattggtgtCAATAcggctttttcatcttttcatactaatctgtttttattattatcaagtcAACTTATGGGCAATTTAGTATttgaccaaatataaaaaaataaaaataaaaacaaaaggtttatAAACATGTGGCACACTCTTCGGCGCATGGGAGACACTCGTGCCCTTCAGGCAACACGTGCGCGCCTCCCGACATCCAAAAATACACTTATGTCATGTTGGTTAGAAGCATCACTGCATCCTCTTTCTAGTGATGCAGCGTGTGTTGGCAATAGTTgtctaatttattaaaatgtcTAATGTTAGTgttatttattcattaaaaactttttaaataaaaaaacttgtggtAGATCtattatatagaaaacaaaatttgttttttttaatttgtgtcgcaattttcaagaaaaaaactatatctGTAAccattttttaacattatcacTTAAAAGAACAAATGTCATGCACTTGTTTCCCTTTTTTCTATAAcctctatatatttattttataattttaattaaaaattcaatgggatttcttattttctatttgaaaaaatattatttaattgtcaaaaaataataactataataCCAATGTTATTAAACATCGAACTAAACCAAATGATCTAATCAGAAAATCAATGAATCAAGTTCTTAAATtactttgatgtttttgtattgaattatattatagaaacaaaaataaattctacaaatcaaattccacaatgtgtcatatatattttttttacacattaaaagataaaaaaaattaaaataaataacatgaaaaataaatgggaCTTCATAATTTCTTGATCAATAAAAAGTTGATACATGAGATGAGATATTTGagatatcttgtcataaatACAAGATCTCATAAATAAagatcaacaaataaaatatgttatgTGACATTAGAAAAGGACCTGAGAGCCCCTACAAacctctataaatagagggtcTCAacctaaaccaaaaaaaaaaaaacaaatgattctTGAAGATACAAAATTTTCTTCAAGACAagtttttcaagcaaaaaagctctataaaaaattctcaagcCTCTTTCATCCACGCTTGAAGTCTATAAAGAACGAAACTCTATTGGATCAAACCTAAAATGCCTCAAAAGATTTTTTGAACAACACTTTGAAGAGAAATCAAAGATATTCTTCAAATCATCAAATTATCAAATCTCATTTTGCAATACACGCTCAAATTCGTGTTCTTATAAGGCACAAATCTTCACAAATAAATTAAGTCACCACATATCAAATTCAAGGGAAGAATCAGATGAttgtttattcttttgtaagaatattttaaatagagattgtacccattcatatatatttaataaaatcaaatatttgtaCATGTGTGCTTGTCAAATTTTAGGTGTTCAAAATTATATCTACAAATTTCTGGCGACTCCACAAGGCATATCTCTACCTCTCATATATTCCCTTCAAACAAGAATTTTCAATGACCTTTCAATGACAACTAGAAAGAACATGATCATCATTGTCGGTTCTAAAAGCAATAAGGTTACTGATTCAAGTCGTCGACCTACCATTAAAGAGTCTTCAACATCgtcattgaaaacaaaatctatcATAGAGTTGTATGCGCAAACTAGG from the Populus nigra chromosome 1, ddPopNigr1.1, whole genome shotgun sequence genome contains:
- the LOC133675579 gene encoding protein FAF-like, chloroplastic; amino-acid sequence: MVAYAGGSLSAHGSKGLLDSYKYPHSPIRSAIKASSPQYYLYSLLSNTTPSSCSHLLQPSTQWSVYLQTSVGCCCCFAFISLLEVIGEDCDSCYLIIIFQCIYIYILEMSSFSKSLRLSSSSLEKENMILPKRQGIVSILGSDVERTKSAAASLRRTLSADMSSKKWQAQHGFYPLKKIASSDHFPACNITDSSSSEDEDYEDRPKGTEAQGQFDIWSSIQEDKNKKEVEKPGQFDVWSSILSQKTKEDSKNVQPYVHPLVKRSASSLSKKSLEICTESLGSETGSDGFSSYPPSETSDAEEDKEEEQRQERVTLKFDTEDLRVAKYNLAAANCKKSQPRSFPPPIPSLSSRDGASVLMKSRRDNGRLVLEAVSVPSQKNFHAQRQDGRLVLTFANTVDQDEEERQKNEEMNVMEQFDVEIENSEDEKECEEDEEEVEEEIEEDVVEDGENERGGDKEARFVMEEAPNLSSGVISVHRLALMMNKSLVFANRNPTWPNKFNDISKFGEVEPITSLTQSLPPRPPVARMIPSPPAATMATTEVTAKAAASFNACEYFWKPKSMTTTTTSALNPISQKQASSLGIHDNKLALSKKFVPNEQQELVVLRGNKGDYLVPLLKSCKEPRKSLLFWEPHCIATS